A single window of Zea mays cultivar B73 chromosome 10, Zm-B73-REFERENCE-NAM-5.0, whole genome shotgun sequence DNA harbors:
- the LOC542136 gene encoding acc oxidase, with amino-acid sequence MVVPVIDFSKLDGAERAETLAQIANGCEEWGFFQLVNHGIPLELLERVKKVCSDCYRLREAGFKASEPVRTLEALVDAERRGEVVAPVDDLDWEDIFYIHDGCQWPSDPPAFKETMREYRAELRKLAERVMEAMDENLGLARGTIKDAFSGGGRHDPFFGTKVSHYPPCPRPDLITGLRAHTDAGGVILLFQDDKVGGLEVLKDGEWTDVQPLEGAIVVNTGDQIEVLSNGLYRSAWHRVLPMRDGNRRSIASFYNPANEATISPAAVQASGGDAYPKYLFGDYMDVYVKQKFQAKEPRFEAVKTGAPKSSPAA; translated from the coding sequence ATGGTGGTTCCCGTGATCGACTTCTCCAAGCTGGACGGCGCTGAGAGGGCTGAAACCCTGGCGCAGATCGCCAATGGCTGCGAGGAGTGGGGATTCTTCCAGCTCGTGAACCACGGCATCCCGCTGGAGCTGCTCGAGCGCGTCAAGAAGGTGTGCTCCGACTGCTACCGCCTCCGGGAGGCCGGGTTCAAGGCGTCGGAGCCGGTGCGCACGCTGGAGGCGCTCGTCGACGCGGAGCGGCGCGGTGAGGTGGTGGCGCCGGTGGACGACCTGGACTGGGAGGACATCTTCTACATCCACGACGGATGCCAGTGGCCGTCCGACCCGCCGGCGTTCAAGGAGACCATGCGCGAGTACCGCGCCGAGCTGAGGAAGCTCGCCGAGCGAGTCATGGAGGCCATGGACGAGAACCTCGGCCTCGCCAGGGGCACCATCAAGGACGCCTTCTCCGGCGGCGGCCGGCACGATCCCTTCTTCGGCACCAAGGTCAGCCACTACCCGCCGTGCCCACGCCCGGACCTCATCACGGGCCTGCGCGCGCACACCGACGCCGGCGGCGTCATCCTCCTGTTCCAGGACGACAAGGTCGGTGGCCTGGAGGTGCTCAAGGACGGCGAGTGGACCGACGTACAGCCGCTCGAGGGCGCCATCGTCGTCAACACCGGCGACCAGATCGAGGTGCTCAGCAACGGGCTGTACCGCAGCGCTTGGCACCGCGTGCTGCCCATGCGCGACGGCAATCGCCGCTCCATCGCATCCTTCTACAACCCAGCCAACGAAGCCACCATCTCGCCGGCGGCGGTGCAGGCCAGCGGCGGTGACGCGTATCCCAAGTACTTGTTCGGCGATTACATGGACGTGTACGTCAAGCAGAAGTTCCAGGCCAAGGAGCCTAGGTTCGAAGCCGTCAAGACGGGGGCGCCAAAGTCATCTCCAGCGGCATAA